A region of Streptomyces cinnamoneus DNA encodes the following proteins:
- a CDS encoding lysophospholipid acyltransferase family protein, producing the protein MSRHRIGFWYRFTAVLAKPPLVVLFKRDWRGTEHIPVDGGFITAVNHNSYLDPLSYAHFQYNTGRVPRFLAKAALFKGSFVGTLLRGTGQIPVYRESADAATAFRAAVDAINKGECVAFYPEGTLTRDPDMWPMEGKTGAARVALLTRAPVIPVAQWGANEAMPPYAKEKKLRLFPRKTLKVMAGPPVDLSAYYGQEPTAEVLREATDTIMRAITDLLAELRGEPAPAEPYNLKKARAAARREAGSPEGDDSK; encoded by the coding sequence GTGTCCCGCCACAGAATCGGCTTCTGGTACCGCTTTACGGCGGTGTTGGCGAAACCGCCGCTCGTGGTTCTTTTCAAGCGGGACTGGCGGGGAACGGAGCACATTCCGGTCGACGGCGGATTCATCACCGCGGTCAACCACAACTCCTATCTCGACCCGCTGTCGTACGCCCACTTCCAGTACAACACCGGGCGCGTCCCGCGCTTCCTCGCCAAGGCCGCCCTCTTCAAGGGCAGCTTCGTCGGCACCCTGCTGCGCGGCACCGGCCAGATCCCGGTCTACCGCGAGTCCGCCGACGCCGCCACCGCCTTCCGGGCCGCCGTCGACGCCATCAACAAGGGCGAGTGCGTGGCCTTCTACCCCGAGGGCACCCTCACCCGCGACCCCGACATGTGGCCCATGGAGGGCAAGACCGGCGCCGCCCGCGTCGCCCTGCTCACCCGCGCCCCCGTCATCCCGGTCGCCCAGTGGGGCGCCAACGAGGCCATGCCGCCGTACGCCAAGGAGAAGAAGCTGCGGCTCTTCCCCCGCAAGACCCTCAAGGTGATGGCCGGCCCGCCCGTCGACCTGTCCGCCTACTACGGCCAGGAGCCCACCGCGGAGGTCCTGCGCGAGGCCACCGACACCATCATGCGGGCCATCACGGACCTGCTCGCCGAACTCCGCGGCGAGCCGGCCCCCGCCGAGCCGTACAACCTCAAGAAGGCCCGCGCGGCCGCCCGCCGCGAGGCGGGATCTCCCGAGGGGGACGACAGCAAGTGA
- the cofC gene encoding 2-phospho-L-lactate guanylyltransferase, whose amino-acid sequence MVWTLVVPLKPLAVAKSRLRAGAGGLPGPALALAFALDTVAAALACGSVRDVAVVTDDRPAGRELAALGARILPEPPGGGGLNAALAHGARTVRAGRPRSAVATLNADLPALRPGELGRVLEYAAEFPRAFLADAAGIGTTLLAATAGKELGPAFEGRSRARHRASGAREIDVRDVDSVRRDVDTETDFRAALKLGVGPRTAALADGLLRPDRAAD is encoded by the coding sequence GTGGTCTGGACGCTGGTGGTGCCGCTGAAACCCCTGGCCGTGGCCAAGAGCCGCCTCAGGGCGGGCGCCGGTGGCCTGCCGGGGCCGGCGCTGGCGCTGGCGTTCGCCCTGGACACCGTGGCCGCGGCGCTGGCCTGCGGGTCCGTGCGGGATGTGGCGGTCGTCACGGACGACCGGCCGGCGGGCCGGGAACTGGCGGCGCTCGGCGCCCGGATCCTGCCCGAGCCGCCCGGCGGCGGGGGGCTGAACGCGGCGCTGGCGCACGGGGCGCGGACCGTGCGCGCCGGCCGGCCGCGGAGCGCGGTGGCGACGCTCAACGCGGATCTGCCGGCCCTGCGCCCGGGGGAACTCGGCCGGGTGCTCGAATATGCCGCCGAATTCCCGCGCGCTTTTCTCGCGGATGCCGCCGGAATCGGTACGACGCTGTTGGCGGCGACCGCCGGAAAAGAATTGGGTCCGGCGTTCGAGGGGCGTTCGCGCGCCCGGCACCGGGCGTCCGGAGCCCGTGAGATCGATGTGCGGGACGTGGATTCCGTCCGCCGGGACGTGGACACCGAGACGGATTTCCGGGCGGCCCTGAAGCTGGGCGTGGGGCCGCGCACCGCGGCCCTGGCGGACGGTCTGCTCCGGCCGGACCGGGCGGCGGACTAG
- a CDS encoding MEDS domain-containing protein — protein MVHPNGLRGRVHVGDLRPGDHACLLFESDEERASILRDFVLGGLEAEDKILYLSGAEDPPGPGALLDECRLPEPPGGLADRVEVVRLAEFLSGRGQFEPAALLRRLRSAAERSRQQGYRTLRVAGDLCAALHDGGGAFSALDVARLLRYEALLAEEFSSGGALAVCQYDIRRCGPAALDAFASAHVSSVEADPLVRTAELVVVRTYRPQGLRVEGVVDAEAHPCLRDALRSVAGVRGDVRLEMSRVEFLDLAGLRLLMTFARARAARHCTVELAGLPPHLLQVITVVGWDRTPGLRLGAAHACR, from the coding sequence ATGGTCCATCCCAACGGCCTGCGCGGCCGGGTCCACGTCGGTGACCTGCGTCCCGGCGACCACGCCTGCCTGCTGTTCGAGTCGGACGAGGAGCGGGCGTCCATCCTGCGGGACTTCGTGCTCGGGGGCCTGGAGGCGGAGGACAAGATCCTCTACCTGAGCGGGGCGGAGGACCCGCCCGGCCCCGGCGCCCTGCTCGACGAGTGCCGGCTCCCCGAACCGCCGGGCGGACTGGCCGACCGCGTGGAGGTCGTACGGCTGGCCGAATTCCTCTCCGGCCGCGGCCAGTTCGAGCCCGCCGCCCTGCTGCGGCGGCTGCGGAGCGCCGCCGAGCGCTCCCGGCAGCAGGGCTACCGCACGCTGCGGGTCGCCGGCGACCTGTGCGCCGCCCTGCACGACGGCGGCGGCGCCTTCAGCGCCCTCGACGTGGCCCGGCTGCTGCGGTACGAGGCGCTGCTCGCCGAGGAGTTCAGCTCCGGCGGGGCGCTGGCCGTCTGCCAGTACGACATCCGGCGCTGCGGGCCCGCCGCGCTGGACGCCTTCGCGTCGGCGCACGTCAGCAGCGTCGAGGCCGACCCCCTCGTGCGCACGGCCGAACTCGTCGTCGTGCGCACCTACCGCCCCCAGGGGCTGCGCGTCGAGGGCGTGGTCGACGCCGAGGCGCACCCGTGCCTGCGGGACGCCCTGCGCTCGGTCGCGGGCGTGCGGGGAGACGTACGGCTGGAGATGTCCCGGGTGGAGTTCCTGGACCTCGCGGGGCTGCGGCTGCTGATGACCTTCGCCCGGGCCCGCGCCGCCCGCCACTGCACGGTCGAGCTGGCCGGGCTGCCGCCGCACCTGCTCCAGGTCATCACCGTCGTGGGATGGGACCGGACCCCCGGCCTCCGGCTGGGGGCCGCGCATGCCTGTCGCTGA
- a CDS encoding DUF3515 domain-containing protein: MKFSLCRPFGLPAVVALLFACAACSGADDEAGPAVPTPSGRQAALCRALHGALPRTVGDLERRATDPESDFTAAWGGHPAITLRCGVPKPELLRSHPGSDSAELNGVEWLPEKQSDGSVRCTTVQREAWVEVTLPKKVVGDVGAGDISVLTDLADAVSKTIPVGIVS, translated from the coding sequence GTGAAGTTCTCGCTTTGCCGGCCCTTCGGCCTGCCCGCCGTCGTCGCCCTGCTGTTCGCGTGTGCCGCCTGTTCGGGCGCGGACGACGAGGCGGGTCCCGCGGTGCCCACCCCGTCGGGGCGGCAGGCCGCGCTGTGCCGTGCGCTGCACGGGGCGCTGCCCCGGACGGTGGGCGACCTGGAGCGGCGGGCCACCGACCCCGAGTCGGACTTCACCGCCGCCTGGGGCGGCCACCCGGCGATCACCCTGCGCTGCGGGGTGCCGAAGCCGGAGCTCCTCAGGAGTCACCCCGGCAGCGACAGCGCGGAGCTGAACGGCGTCGAGTGGCTGCCCGAGAAGCAGTCCGACGGCAGCGTCCGCTGCACCACCGTGCAGCGGGAGGCCTGGGTCGAGGTGACGTTGCCGAAGAAGGTCGTCGGTGACGTCGGCGCCGGCGACATCAGTGTGCTCACCGATCTCGCCGACGCCGTCTCGAAGACGATCCCCGTGGGGATCGTCTCCTAG
- the leuC gene encoding 3-isopropylmalate dehydratase large subunit produces MGRTLAEKVWDDHVVTRAEGEPDLLFIDLHLLHEVTSPQAFDGLRKAGRPVRRLDLTIATEDHNTPTLDIDKPIADPVSRTQLETLRRNCAEFGVRLHPLGDVEQGVVHVVGPQLGLTQPGTTVVCGDSHTSTHGAFGALAFGIGTSQVEHVLATQTLPLAPFKTMAVTVEGELPEGVTAKDLILAIIARIGTGGGQGYVLEYRGPAIEKLSMEARMTVCNMSIEAGARAGMIAPDETTFAYLKDRPHAPRGADWDEAVAYWRTLRTDDDAVFDHEVVIDAAELSPFVTWGTNPGQGAPLSSAVPDPASYEDASERQAAEKALEYMGLTAGQALRDIRVDTVFVGSCTNGRIEDLRAAAGVIEGREVAEGVRMLVVPGSVRVALQAVEEGLDKVFTAAGAEWRHAGCSMCLGMNPDQLAPGERSASTSNRNFEGRQGKGGRTHLVSPQVAAATAVLGRLASPADLADATDVRTPVEV; encoded by the coding sequence ATGGGACGGACACTCGCGGAAAAGGTCTGGGACGACCACGTCGTCACGCGCGCCGAAGGGGAACCGGACCTGCTCTTCATCGATCTGCACCTGCTCCACGAGGTCACCAGCCCCCAGGCCTTCGACGGGCTGCGCAAGGCCGGCCGCCCGGTCCGCAGGCTGGACCTGACCATCGCCACCGAGGACCACAACACCCCGACCCTCGACATCGACAAGCCGATCGCCGACCCGGTCTCCCGCACCCAGCTGGAGACGCTGCGCCGCAACTGCGCGGAGTTCGGGGTCCGGCTGCACCCGCTGGGCGACGTCGAGCAGGGCGTGGTCCACGTGGTGGGACCGCAGCTGGGACTGACCCAGCCCGGCACCACCGTCGTCTGCGGCGACAGCCACACCTCCACCCACGGCGCGTTCGGCGCGCTGGCGTTCGGCATCGGCACCAGCCAGGTCGAGCACGTGCTGGCCACGCAGACCCTGCCGCTGGCCCCCTTCAAGACCATGGCCGTCACCGTCGAGGGCGAGCTGCCCGAGGGCGTGACCGCCAAGGACCTGATCCTCGCGATCATCGCCAGGATCGGGACGGGCGGCGGCCAGGGCTACGTCCTGGAGTACCGCGGCCCCGCCATCGAGAAGCTCTCGATGGAGGCCCGGATGACCGTGTGCAACATGTCCATCGAGGCGGGTGCGCGGGCCGGCATGATCGCCCCCGACGAGACCACCTTCGCCTACCTCAAGGACCGCCCGCACGCCCCCCGGGGCGCCGACTGGGACGAGGCCGTCGCCTACTGGCGCACCCTGCGCACGGACGACGACGCGGTCTTCGACCACGAGGTCGTCATCGACGCCGCCGAGCTCTCCCCGTTCGTCACCTGGGGCACCAATCCCGGGCAGGGCGCACCCCTGTCCTCGGCGGTCCCCGACCCGGCCTCGTACGAGGACGCCTCGGAGCGCCAGGCGGCCGAAAAGGCCCTGGAGTACATGGGGTTGACGGCAGGTCAGGCACTGCGGGACATCCGCGTGGACACCGTCTTCGTGGGCTCCTGCACCAACGGCCGGATCGAGGACCTCAGGGCCGCCGCCGGGGTCATCGAGGGCCGCGAGGTCGCCGAGGGCGTGCGGATGCTGGTGGTCCCCGGCTCGGTGCGCGTGGCGCTCCAGGCGGTCGAGGAGGGGCTGGACAAGGTGTTCACCGCCGCCGGCGCCGAGTGGCGGCACGCGGGCTGCTCGATGTGCCTGGGCATGAACCCCGACCAACTCGCGCCCGGCGAGCGTTCCGCGTCGACCTCCAACCGCAACTTCGAGGGCCGGCAGGGCAAGGGCGGCCGCACCCACCTGGTGTCCCCGCAGGTCGCCGCGGCCACCGCGGTCCTGGGCCGGCTGGCCTCCCCGGCCGACCTGGCCGACGCCACCGACGTACGCACCCCCGTGGAGGTCTGA
- a CDS encoding HU family DNA-binding protein, producing MNKAQLVEAIADKLGGRQQAADAVDAVLDAMVRAVVAGDRVSVTGFGSFEKVDRPARYARNPQTGERVRVKKTSVPRFRAGQGFKDLVAGTKKLPKGDEVAVKKAPKGSLSGGKVTAKAAAKKATAKKAAAKKATTAKKATTAKKAAPTKAAAKKTTTAAAKKTTAKKTTAKKATPATKAAAAKKTTAKKAAPAAAKKATAKKTAPAKKATATKAPARKTTARKTTAKKTAAKKK from the coding sequence GTGAACAAGGCGCAGCTCGTTGAAGCGATTGCCGACAAGCTCGGCGGCCGACAGCAGGCCGCAGACGCTGTCGACGCGGTACTCGACGCGATGGTCCGTGCGGTCGTGGCCGGCGACCGGGTCTCGGTCACCGGTTTCGGCTCGTTCGAGAAGGTCGACCGTCCTGCCCGTTACGCCCGCAACCCGCAGACGGGTGAGCGCGTGCGGGTCAAGAAGACCTCGGTGCCGCGCTTCCGCGCGGGCCAGGGCTTCAAGGACCTGGTGGCCGGCACGAAGAAGCTGCCGAAGGGTGACGAGGTCGCCGTCAAGAAGGCGCCCAAGGGCAGCCTTTCGGGCGGCAAGGTGACCGCCAAGGCCGCGGCCAAGAAGGCCACCGCCAAGAAGGCCGCCGCGAAGAAGGCCACCACGGCGAAGAAGGCGACCACCGCCAAGAAGGCCGCGCCGACGAAGGCCGCGGCGAAGAAGACCACCACCGCCGCCGCCAAGAAGACCACGGCGAAGAAGACGACGGCCAAGAAGGCGACCCCCGCCACCAAGGCCGCCGCCGCCAAGAAGACCACGGCGAAGAAGGCCGCGCCGGCCGCCGCCAAGAAGGCCACGGCGAAGAAGACCGCGCCCGCCAAGAAGGCCACCGCCACCAAGGCCCCGGCCCGCAAGACCACCGCGCGCAAGACCACCGCCAAGAAGACCGCCGCCAAGAAGAAGTAA
- a CDS encoding NAD(P)H-dependent glycerol-3-phosphate dehydrogenase codes for MTRCAVFGTGSWGTAFAMVLADAGCEVTMWGRRAALVDAVNTGRTNPDYLPGVELPAAVRATTDPAEAARDADFTVLAVPSQTLRGNLTAWTPLLAPDTVLVSLMKGVELGTAKRMSEVVEEVAGVSPDRVAVLTGPNLAKEIAARQPAAAVVACRDESVAKRLQAACHTAYFRPYTNTDVVGCELGGAVKNVIALAVGIADGMGLGDNAKASLITRGLAETTRLGLAMGADAHTFAGLAGMGDLVATCSSPLSRNHTFGTNLGRGMTLAETIAVTRQTAEGVKSCESVLDLAGRHHVDMPITETVVGIVHEGKPPMVALKELMSRSAKPERH; via the coding sequence GTGACGCGCTGCGCCGTATTCGGCACCGGCTCCTGGGGCACCGCCTTCGCGATGGTCCTGGCCGACGCCGGTTGCGAGGTGACCATGTGGGGCCGCCGCGCCGCCCTCGTGGACGCCGTCAACACCGGCCGCACCAACCCCGACTACCTCCCCGGCGTCGAGCTGCCGGCTGCCGTGCGGGCCACCACCGACCCCGCCGAGGCCGCCCGCGACGCCGACTTCACGGTCCTCGCCGTGCCCTCCCAGACCCTGCGCGGCAACCTCACCGCCTGGACGCCCCTGCTGGCCCCCGACACGGTGCTGGTCTCCCTGATGAAGGGCGTCGAACTGGGCACCGCCAAGCGGATGAGCGAGGTCGTCGAGGAGGTCGCCGGGGTCTCCCCGGACCGGGTCGCTGTCCTCACCGGCCCCAACCTCGCCAAGGAGATCGCCGCCCGGCAGCCCGCGGCCGCCGTCGTGGCCTGCCGCGACGAGTCCGTCGCCAAGCGCCTCCAGGCCGCCTGCCACACGGCCTACTTCCGGCCCTACACCAACACCGACGTGGTCGGCTGCGAACTGGGCGGAGCGGTCAAGAACGTCATCGCCCTCGCCGTGGGCATCGCCGACGGCATGGGGCTCGGGGACAACGCCAAGGCCTCCCTCATCACCCGCGGCCTGGCCGAGACCACCCGCCTGGGACTGGCCATGGGGGCCGACGCGCACACCTTCGCGGGCCTGGCCGGCATGGGCGACCTCGTCGCCACCTGCTCCTCCCCGCTCTCGCGCAACCACACCTTCGGCACCAACCTCGGCCGCGGCATGACCCTCGCCGAGACCATCGCCGTCACCAGGCAGACCGCCGAGGGCGTCAAGTCCTGTGAGTCCGTACTCGATCTGGCCGGACGTCACCATGTCGACATGCCGATCACCGAGACCGTCGTCGGCATCGTGCACGAGGGCAAGCCCCCCATGGTGGCCCTCAAGGAGCTGATGTCCCGCAGCGCCAAGCCCGAGCGGCACTGA
- a CDS encoding MEDS domain-containing protein yields MPVAETGFLHHACLYGSDAEFLAMAVPFVRDGLAAGEPVLAATTPANIELLQGALGERAHALDVAETAHFGRRPVERVSAFLRYHDRRARPGRRMRMIAEPVWWGRTARQVAEWKRMESGLNVLLAALPVWMICPYDTRWVPADVARAACATHPARLDGRRLIPCAAYADPGAYAAGVAPPRAVAPPGAARTGPAGRVGPLRRFARERARAAGLTGERLALAELAVSEAAGYLLAGTGERGVSARAWEEPGALAFELLRAAPGTPPVPVFAGFRPPGPLACPEDGLWLARTLSESLEVRERAGLTRLTLRLAGPGVFP; encoded by the coding sequence ATGCCTGTCGCTGAGACCGGCTTCCTCCACCACGCCTGTCTGTACGGGAGCGACGCGGAGTTCCTGGCGATGGCGGTGCCGTTCGTCCGGGACGGCCTGGCGGCCGGGGAGCCCGTGCTGGCCGCCACGACGCCCGCCAACATCGAGCTGCTCCAGGGCGCCCTGGGGGAGCGGGCGCACGCCCTGGACGTCGCCGAGACCGCCCATTTCGGCCGCCGGCCCGTGGAGCGGGTCTCCGCCTTCCTGCGCTACCACGACCGGCGGGCCCGCCCCGGGCGGCGGATGCGGATGATCGCCGAGCCGGTGTGGTGGGGGAGGACCGCCCGCCAGGTCGCCGAGTGGAAGCGGATGGAGTCCGGGCTCAACGTGCTGCTGGCCGCCCTGCCGGTCTGGATGATCTGCCCGTACGACACCCGGTGGGTGCCCGCGGACGTGGCGCGGGCGGCCTGTGCGACACATCCCGCCCGGCTGGACGGGCGGCGGCTGATCCCGTGCGCCGCCTACGCCGACCCCGGCGCGTACGCGGCCGGCGTGGCGCCCCCGCGCGCCGTGGCGCCCCCGGGGGCCGCCAGGACGGGCCCGGCGGGCCGGGTGGGCCCCCTGCGGCGGTTCGCCCGCGAGCGCGCCCGCGCGGCCGGTCTGACCGGCGAGCGGCTGGCCCTGGCCGAGCTTGCCGTCAGCGAGGCGGCGGGCTATCTGCTGGCCGGGACGGGGGAGCGGGGGGTCTCGGCGCGGGCCTGGGAGGAGCCGGGGGCGCTGGCCTTCGAGCTGCTCCGCGCCGCCCCGGGGACTCCTCCGGTGCCGGTGTTCGCCGGCTTCCGCCCGCCGGGCCCGCTCGCGTGCCCGGAGGACGGACTGTGGCTGGCGCGCACGCTGAGCGAGTCGCTGGAGGTCCGGGAACGCGCCGGCCTGACACGCCTGACCCTGCGGCTGGCGGGCCCGGGGGTGTTTCCCTGA
- the ndgR gene encoding IclR family transcriptional regulator NdgR translates to MDNSSGASSGVGVLDKAALVLSALESGPATLAGLVTATGLARPTAHRLAVALEHHRMVARDMQGRFILGPRLSELAAAAGEDRLLATAGPVLTHLRDVTGESAQLYRRQGDMRICVAAAERLSGLRDTVPVGSTLPMKAGSAAQVLMAWEEPERLHRGLQGARFTATALSGVRRRGWAQSIGEREPGVASVSAPVRGPSNRVVAAVSVSGPIERLTRHPGRMHAQAVLDAAIRLTEALRRNG, encoded by the coding sequence ATGGACAACTCTAGTGGCGCCTCGAGCGGAGTGGGCGTTCTCGACAAGGCGGCGCTGGTACTGAGCGCTCTGGAGTCCGGTCCGGCGACGCTCGCCGGCCTGGTCACGGCCACGGGGCTGGCGCGCCCCACGGCCCACCGGCTCGCGGTGGCGCTGGAGCACCACCGGATGGTGGCCAGGGACATGCAGGGCCGGTTCATCCTCGGCCCGCGCCTGAGTGAGCTGGCCGCGGCGGCCGGCGAGGACCGGCTGCTGGCCACGGCGGGCCCGGTGCTCACGCACCTGCGGGACGTGACCGGCGAGAGCGCGCAGCTCTACCGGCGCCAGGGCGACATGCGCATCTGCGTGGCCGCGGCCGAGCGGCTGTCCGGACTGCGGGACACGGTGCCGGTGGGCTCCACGCTGCCGATGAAGGCCGGCTCGGCCGCCCAGGTGCTCATGGCCTGGGAGGAGCCGGAGCGGCTGCACCGCGGCCTGCAGGGGGCCCGTTTCACGGCCACGGCGCTCTCGGGCGTACGGCGCCGGGGCTGGGCCCAGTCGATCGGCGAGCGCGAGCCGGGCGTGGCCTCGGTCTCCGCGCCGGTGCGGGGGCCGTCGAACCGGGTCGTGGCCGCCGTCTCGGTCTCCGGACCGATCGAGCGCCTCACGCGCCACCCGGGCCGCATGCACGCCCAGGCGGTCCTGGACGCCGCGATCCGCCTCACGGAGGCGTTGCGCCGCAACGGGTAG
- a CDS encoding D-alanine--D-alanine ligase family protein, whose product MSSETSPQSPARKPRVAVVFGGRSSEHAISVVTAGAVLRAIDRSTYDVLPIGITTDGRWALAADDPERMTISDRALPSVEQLTDSADGGVLLPVTPASREVVYTEPGAVPKALGEVDVVFPVLHGPYGEDGTLQGMLELAGIPYVGAGVLASAVGQDKEYMKRVFLSFGLPVGPYEVIRPREWDTDPTAARKKITDFAGEHGWPLFVKPARAGSSMGITKVDDEAALDEAIAEARRHDPKILVESLLRGREIECGVLEFEDGPRASVPAEIPPVSAHDFYDFEAKYIDSASGIVPAPLSEDETRRVQELAVRAFEAASCEGLVRADFFLTEDGEFVINEINTMPGFTPISMYPLMWEKSGVSYPELVDLLIQAALRRPTGLR is encoded by the coding sequence ATGAGCAGCGAGACCTCCCCCCAGAGCCCTGCACGGAAGCCGCGTGTCGCGGTCGTCTTCGGCGGCCGCAGTTCCGAGCACGCCATCTCCGTGGTCACCGCGGGCGCCGTCCTGCGCGCCATCGACCGCAGCACGTACGACGTGCTGCCGATCGGCATTACCACCGACGGCCGTTGGGCGCTCGCCGCCGACGATCCCGAGCGGATGACCATCTCGGACCGTGCGCTGCCGAGCGTCGAGCAGCTCACCGACTCGGCGGACGGCGGCGTCCTGCTGCCCGTCACCCCCGCGAGCCGCGAGGTCGTCTACACCGAGCCGGGCGCCGTGCCCAAGGCCCTCGGCGAGGTCGACGTCGTCTTCCCCGTGCTGCACGGCCCCTACGGCGAGGACGGCACCCTCCAGGGCATGCTGGAGCTGGCCGGCATCCCCTACGTCGGCGCGGGCGTCCTCGCCTCGGCCGTCGGCCAGGACAAGGAGTACATGAAGCGGGTCTTCCTCTCCTTCGGGCTGCCCGTCGGCCCGTACGAGGTGATCCGCCCGCGCGAGTGGGACACCGACCCCACCGCCGCCCGCAAGAAGATCACCGACTTCGCCGGCGAGCACGGCTGGCCGCTCTTCGTGAAGCCCGCCCGCGCCGGCTCCTCCATGGGCATCACCAAGGTCGACGACGAGGCCGCCCTCGACGAGGCCATCGCCGAGGCCCGCCGCCACGACCCGAAGATCCTGGTCGAATCGTTGCTGCGCGGCCGCGAGATCGAGTGCGGCGTGCTCGAGTTCGAAGACGGCCCCCGCGCCAGCGTGCCGGCCGAGATCCCCCCGGTCTCCGCCCACGACTTCTACGACTTCGAGGCCAAGTACATCGACTCGGCCTCCGGCATCGTGCCCGCCCCGCTGAGCGAGGACGAGACCCGCCGGGTCCAGGAGCTGGCGGTCCGGGCCTTCGAGGCGGCCTCCTGCGAGGGACTGGTCCGCGCGGACTTCTTCCTCACCGAGGACGGCGAGTTCGTGATCAACGAGATCAACACCATGCCCGGCTTCACGCCGATCTCCATGTACCCGCTCATGTGGGAGAAGAGCGGAGTGAGCTACCCGGAGCTGGTGGACCTGCTCATCCAGGCCGCCCTGCGCCGCCCGACGGGACTGCGCTAG
- the leuD gene encoding 3-isopropylmalate dehydratase small subunit, whose translation MEAFTTHTGRAVPLRRSNVDTDQIIPAHWLKKVTRDGFEDGLFEAWRKDPEFVLNRPERVGASVLVAGPDFGTGSSREHAVWALQNYGFKAVISSRYADIFRGNSLKNGLLTVLLPQETVERLWELTEADPTAEVTVDLVTRQVRAEGITADFELDENARWRLLEGLDDIGLTLRHEAEIAAYEARRPAFKPSTARI comes from the coding sequence ATGGAAGCGTTCACCACCCACACCGGCCGGGCCGTCCCGCTGCGCCGCAGCAACGTCGACACCGACCAGATCATCCCCGCGCACTGGCTGAAGAAGGTCACGCGCGACGGCTTCGAGGACGGGCTCTTCGAGGCGTGGCGCAAGGATCCGGAGTTCGTGCTCAACCGTCCGGAGCGCGTGGGCGCCTCCGTGCTGGTGGCCGGACCCGACTTCGGCACCGGCTCCTCGCGCGAGCACGCGGTCTGGGCGCTGCAGAACTACGGCTTCAAGGCCGTCATCTCGTCCCGGTATGCCGACATCTTCCGCGGGAACTCGCTCAAGAACGGTCTGCTGACCGTGCTCCTGCCGCAGGAGACGGTGGAGCGGCTGTGGGAGCTGACCGAGGCGGACCCCACTGCCGAGGTGACGGTCGATCTCGTGACGCGCCAGGTGCGGGCCGAAGGAATCACGGCTGATTTTGAGCTTGACGAGAACGCCCGGTGGCGGCTCCTGGAGGGGCTGGACGACATCGGTCTGACCCTCCGGCACGAGGCGGAGATTGCCGCCTACGAGGCCCGCAGGCCCGCTTTCAAGCCGTCCACGGCACGAATCTGA
- a CDS encoding Lrp/AsnC ligand binding domain-containing protein, with protein sequence MVQAYILIQTEVGKASTVAEVIGKITGVIQAEDVTGPYDVIVRAQADTVDELGRMVVAKVQQVDGITRTLTCPVVHL encoded by the coding sequence GTGGTACAGGCGTACATCCTGATCCAGACCGAGGTCGGCAAGGCGTCGACCGTGGCCGAAGTCATCGGAAAGATCACAGGAGTGATCCAGGCCGAGGACGTGACCGGGCCGTACGACGTCATCGTGCGCGCACAGGCGGACACGGTGGACGAACTCGGCCGGATGGTGGTGGCCAAGGTGCAGCAGGTGGACGGCATCACCCGCACGCTGACCTGCCCGGTCGTCCATCTGTAG